The Campylobacter curvus genome includes the window TAAATCTAGCCCAAGCAAACAACCTCACATGCAAAAATGGCGCGGATATGCTGCTTTTTCAGGCGGTATTGGCGCTAAATTTATTTTATGACTCCAGCCTTGACGAGGCCAAAATAGAAAAATCTATGCGTGAAATTTTTAAGTTATGATGAGGATGAGAAAATTCCGACCCGAAGCCGAGTCGGAATAAATTTTACTCTTCGCTCGTTTTGATGTAAGCGTAGTCGGACATTTTCGTCCATTCGCGAGCCATTTTCATGAAGGCCCTTTGAGAGTCTATGATCTCTTTAAATAGCGGATCTTTCGCACTCTCCTCGTCTAGCAGCTCGTTTGTCGCCTTTTTAAGCGCAGCCATTACCTCAGGCGGGAAGGACTTCACCTCGATATCGGGGTATTCGCTCTTCATCTTGGCCCAATACTGCGTATTTGCGAAAAAGACTTTTGTATTTACCATTTGTGCTACATCGGCTGCTGCGGACTCAAATATCGCTTGCAAATCAGTCGGTAATTTCTCGTAAGCTTTTTTGTTCACAAAAAAATGTGTCTCGCCTGTAGGTTCTTGCCAGCCGGTATAGTAGTATTTCGCGACCCTGTGAAAGCCAAGCGCCATATCATATGCCGGACTGACCCATTCTACCGCGTCTATCGTGCCCATTTCAAGGGCCATATATAGCTCGCCGGTCGATATAGTGTTGATATTTGCGCCAAGCTTTGCGTAAATTTCACCGCCAAAGCCTGGGATTCTTATTTTCAAGCCCTTAAGGTCATCGACGGTTTTTATCTCTTTTTTGAACCAGCCACCCATTTGAGT containing:
- a CDS encoding TRAP transporter substrate-binding protein, whose protein sequence is MNKFLVASLGLLACASLAMSADSKVYKLKLASSWESTMPVLGEVPKELKDRVEKMSDGRIEIRIDYPSKHKSPFALLDFTKSGQYDIGYTTSYYYKGKDAKMMFFTATPFMMNTAEQTAWYEFGGGKELEAKVFDPYNIKIFRAGNTGTQMGGWFKKEIKTVDDLKGLKIRIPGFGGEIYAKLGANINTISTGELYMALEMGTIDAVEWVSPAYDMALGFHRVAKYYYTGWQEPTGETHFFVNKKAYEKLPTDLQAIFESAAADVAQMVNTKVFFANTQYWAKMKSEYPDIEVKSFPPEVMAALKKATNELLDEESAKDPLFKEIIDSQRAFMKMAREWTKMSDYAYIKTSEE